In Ailuropoda melanoleuca isolate Jingjing chromosome 4, ASM200744v2, whole genome shotgun sequence, the following proteins share a genomic window:
- the ERLEC1 gene encoding endoplasmic reticulum lectin 1 isoform X2 — MGRGGCGGGWRNRQRRMEEGGGGARSLVPGGPVLLVLCGLLEASGGGRALPQLSDDIPFRVNWPGTEFSLPTTGVLYKEDNYVIMTTTHKEKYKCILPLVTSGDEEEEKDYKGPNPRELLEPLFKQSSCSYRIESYWTYEVCHGKHIRQYHEEKESGQKVNIHEYYLGNMLAKNLLSEKDQEADEKEKSKEIPTKNIEGQMTPYYPVGMGNGTPCSLKQNRPRSSTVMYICHPESKHEILSVAEVTTCEYEVVILTPLLCNHPKYRFRASPVNDIFCQSLPGSPFKPLTLRQLEQQEEILRVPFRRNKEEELQSTKEERFPAIHKPIAVGSQPMLTVGTTHISKLTDDQLIKEFLSGSYCFHGGVGWWKYEFCYGKHVHQYHEDKDSGKTSVVVGTWNQEEHIEWAKKNTARAYHLQDDGTQTVRMVSHFYGNGDICDITDKPRQVTVKLKCKESDSPHAVTVYMLEPHSCQYILGVESPVICKILDTADENGLLSLPN, encoded by the exons aTGGGCAGAGGAGGTTGTGGCGGCGGCTGGAGAAATCGGCAGcggaggatggaggaaggaggaggcggCGCGCGTAGTCTGGTCCCAGGCGGGCCGGTGTTACTGGTCCTCTGCGGCCTCCTAGAGGCGTCCGGCGGCGGCCGAGCGCTCCCCCAGCTCAGCGATGACATCCCTTTCCGAGTCAACTGGCCCGGCACCGAGTTCTCTCTG cCTACAACTGGAGTTTTGTATAAAGAAGATAATTATGTCATCATGACAACtacacataaagaaaaatataaatgcattctGCCCCTTGTGACAAGTGGGGATGAG gaagaagaaaaggattaTAAAGGCCCTAATCCAAGAGAGCTATTGGAGCCACTATTCAAACAAAGCAGTTGTTCCTACAGA ATTGAGTCTTACTGGACTTATGAAGTATGTCACGGAAAACACATTCGACAATAccatgaagagaaagaaagtggtcag AAAGTAAATATTCACGAGTACTACCTTGGGAATATGTTGGCCAAGAACCTTCTATCTGAAAAAG ATCAAGAGgcagatgaaaaggaaaaatcaaaagag attcccaCTAAAAATATTGAAGGTCAGATGACACCCTACTATCCTGTGGGAATGGGAAATGGTACACCTTGTAGTTTGAAACAGAACCGGCCCAGATCAAGTACGGTGATGTACATATGTCATCCTGAATCTAAGCATGAAATTCTTTCAGTAGCTGAAGTTACAACTTGTGAATATGAAGTTGTTATTTTGACACCACTCTTATGCAATCATCCTAAATATAG ATTCAGAGCGTCCCCTGTGAATGACATATTTTGCCAGTCACTGCCAGGATCACCATTTAAACCCCTCACCCTGAGACAATTGGAACAGCAGGAAGAAATACTAAGGGTGCCTTTCAGGAGAAATAAAGAG gAAGAGTTGCAGTCAACTAAAGAAGAGAGATTTCCAGCAATCCACAAACCCATTGCTGTTGGTTCTCAGCCCATGCTCACTGTTGGAACAACTCACATATCCAAACTGACAGATGACCAACTCATAAAAGAGTTCCTTAGTGGTTCTTACTGCTTTCATGGG ggcGTTGGTTGGTGGAAGTATGAATTCTGCTATGGCAAACATGTACATCAATATCATgag gATAAAGATAGTGGAAAGACCTCTGTGGTTGTGGGTACATGGAACCAAGAAGAGCATATTGAATGGGCTAAGAAGAATACTGCTAGAGCCTATCACCTTCAAGATGATGGTACCCAGACAGTCAG GATGGTGTCACATTTTTATGGGAATGGAGATATTTGTGATATAACTGACAAACCAAGACAGGTCACTGTAAAACTAAA